The following proteins come from a genomic window of Flavobacteriaceae bacterium MAR_2010_188:
- a CDS encoding TonB dependent receptor yields the protein MSIIYRQSQLFSKDWINHINMPNHLKFSTIFLLFISSFAFAQQRQMKDTIDTDVVNVVKPYTPSISDAFKIKETPVINDSITGVKKNVKYNIFSIPVASTFTPAKGKAANVTKDAPQRIYDNYASVGFGSYTTLLGELYLNHDLDNSNSVGAYLSHHSSQGGIEGVVLEDSFSETNLNLNYSAQARNFNWNLDGGFEYDTYNWYGVPDQTVFSEDFDVMHSFYSGYFGGEIDFMESFLKKANVKFRRFGDDSKSGENRLTAGTEFNIPINDEVIITKLGLDYINGNFDRSYFLNEEFKYGNVNFSIAPQYQLRQDDLTINLGINFVYLKDTEANDNDIFIYPNITASYRLLEDAVIAFGGIEGGLIQNSYYDFANENPFVSPTLYITPTDQKYNATLGIKGKLSNSMSYSFSGNYRAENAKGLYKSNPIQDFTGQENYTYGNSFGIAYDNVKTFSAAGELNLDVNRNFKLGIKGEFLGYSTDVEEEAWNLPDVKASLFLDYQISEKFFAGLGLYYIGERKDQISYEGSLVNEPLTTTVTLDSYFDANAHVGYKILDYLSIYGKVNNIGDQDYNRWVNYPVQGIQFMAGATYQFDF from the coding sequence ATGAGTATCATCTATCGCCAATCGCAACTTTTTTCAAAAGATTGGATTAATCATATAAATATGCCAAATCATTTAAAATTTTCAACCATATTCTTATTGTTCATTAGCTCTTTCGCCTTTGCTCAACAAAGACAAATGAAAGATACGATTGACACCGATGTGGTGAATGTCGTAAAACCTTATACTCCAAGTATTTCCGATGCTTTCAAGATTAAGGAAACTCCGGTAATCAACGACTCTATAACGGGCGTGAAAAAGAATGTGAAGTATAATATATTTTCCATTCCTGTGGCCTCCACCTTTACACCTGCAAAAGGTAAGGCTGCCAATGTAACTAAAGATGCGCCGCAAAGGATTTACGATAATTATGCTTCAGTAGGGTTTGGATCTTATACAACGTTATTGGGGGAACTTTATTTGAACCACGATTTAGATAATTCTAATAGTGTTGGGGCATATCTCAGCCATCATTCCTCTCAGGGCGGGATTGAAGGTGTAGTTTTGGAGGATTCATTTTCTGAAACCAACTTAAATTTGAATTACAGCGCACAGGCCAGAAATTTTAACTGGAATCTTGATGGCGGTTTTGAGTATGATACTTACAATTGGTATGGCGTACCAGACCAAACCGTTTTCTCAGAAGATTTTGATGTGATGCACTCGTTCTATTCTGGTTATTTTGGAGGTGAAATCGATTTTATGGAATCTTTTCTTAAGAAAGCAAATGTAAAGTTCAGAAGATTTGGTGATGATAGTAAGTCTGGCGAAAACAGATTAACTGCAGGAACTGAGTTCAATATTCCTATCAACGACGAAGTCATTATTACAAAACTCGGGCTGGATTATATCAACGGTAATTTTGACCGGAGCTATTTTTTAAATGAGGAATTTAAATATGGAAACGTCAATTTTTCTATAGCTCCACAATATCAACTTAGACAGGATGACTTAACCATTAACCTTGGGATTAATTTTGTTTACTTAAAGGACACCGAGGCAAATGATAACGACATTTTTATTTATCCGAACATTACGGCAAGCTATCGATTATTGGAAGATGCAGTGATTGCTTTTGGTGGAATTGAAGGAGGGCTTATTCAAAATTCTTATTACGATTTTGCTAATGAAAATCCATTTGTGTCTCCAACCTTATATATTACGCCAACAGACCAAAAATATAATGCCACGTTAGGTATTAAAGGAAAGCTTTCTAATAGTATGAGCTATAGTTTTAGCGGAAATTATAGAGCCGAAAATGCTAAAGGTCTATATAAGAGCAATCCTATTCAAGATTTTACAGGACAAGAAAATTACACTTATGGCAATTCGTTTGGTATAGCTTACGATAATGTTAAGACATTTTCTGCCGCGGGGGAATTGAATTTAGACGTAAATCGAAATTTTAAATTGGGGATCAAAGGTGAATTTTTGGGCTATTCAACCGATGTAGAAGAAGAGGCTTGGAACCTTCCGGATGTTAAGGCATCCTTGTTTCTAGATTATCAGATTAGCGAAAAGTTCTTTGCTGGCCTAGGTTTATACTATATCGGAGAGCGTAAGGACCAAATTTCATATGAAGGCTCTTTAGTTAATGAACCATTGACTACAACAGTTACCTTGGATAGTTATTTTGATGCCAACGCTCATGTAGGCTATAAGATTTTAGACTACCTTTCTATCTATGGAAAAGTGAATAATATCGGTGATCAGGATTACAACCGATGGGTCAACTATCCTGTTCAGGGAATTCAATTTATGGCTGGAGCAACTTATCAGTTTGATTTTTAA
- a CDS encoding WxcM-like, C-terminal yields MSKKKTTILDIPNVHEERGKLAVIEKNLIPFEIKRVYYLYDIPSDAYRGGHAHRKQESFMIPLSGSFDVLINDGKVEKKISLNKPNKGLYIPTGVWRELENFSSGAVCLVLASTEFEEEEYIREKAEFLQSKDL; encoded by the coding sequence ATGTCTAAAAAGAAAACGACCATCCTAGATATACCAAATGTTCATGAAGAACGCGGAAAATTAGCGGTTATTGAAAAAAATTTAATTCCATTTGAAATTAAACGTGTGTATTATCTATATGACATTCCTAGCGATGCTTACCGAGGTGGCCACGCTCATAGAAAACAAGAATCATTTATGATTCCACTTAGTGGTAGTTTTGATGTTTTGATTAATGATGGTAAAGTCGAAAAGAAAATCTCTTTGAATAAGCCAAATAAGGGCCTTTATATTCCTACGGGAGTCTGGAGAGAACTCGAGAACTTTAGCTCTGGGGCAGTTTGTCTAGTTTTGGCTTCTACGGAGTTTGAAGAGGAAGAATATATACGGGAGAAGGCAGAATTTCTTCAATCTAAGGATTTATAG
- a CDS encoding Proline 4-hydroxylase (includes Rps23 Pro-64 3,4-dihydroxylase Tpa1), contains SM-20 domain — protein sequence MKEYSREEISRLILDKIASEKEALNANFDKSKNNIGYFIIDDLLPIEIAAKCFENFPKKADMRHLKSLREDKFVSAQMDKHATILEDVLYAFQDKTIVKVIGEICEIKSLSADESLYAGGISLMTKGNFLHPHLDNSHDSERNQWRILNLLYYVTPNWETENGGNLEIWPNGPKKDPTEIQSKFNRLVVMETHGQSWHSVNMVNVEKSRCCISNYYFSDKPVRDEDQFHVTTFRGRPSNSILDLILKADSEARMLIRKIFKKGVRKNPHIYEKDKK from the coding sequence ATGAAGGAATATAGTAGGGAGGAAATTTCTAGGTTGATTTTGGACAAGATTGCAAGTGAGAAGGAAGCTTTGAATGCTAATTTTGATAAGTCCAAAAACAATATAGGATATTTTATTATCGATGACCTTCTGCCCATTGAGATTGCTGCTAAATGTTTTGAAAATTTCCCCAAAAAGGCAGACATGCGCCATCTTAAAAGCCTGAGAGAGGATAAATTTGTTTCAGCGCAGATGGATAAACATGCAACGATTCTCGAAGACGTACTTTATGCATTTCAAGATAAAACTATTGTAAAGGTAATAGGGGAAATCTGCGAAATAAAAAGTTTATCGGCGGATGAATCACTTTATGCTGGCGGTATTTCCCTAATGACCAAAGGCAATTTTCTACATCCACATTTAGATAATTCTCATGATTCCGAGCGCAATCAATGGCGAATTCTCAATCTGCTTTATTACGTAACTCCGAATTGGGAGACTGAGAACGGCGGAAATCTTGAAATTTGGCCAAATGGACCTAAAAAAGACCCAACCGAAATCCAGAGCAAATTTAATAGATTGGTTGTTATGGAAACCCATGGTCAATCTTGGCATTCGGTAAACATGGTTAATGTTGAAAAAAGCCGATGCTGCATTTCTAATTATTATTTCAGTGACAAACCAGTTAGGGACGAAGACCAATTTCACGTCACCACATTTAGAGGCCGACCCAGCAACTCGATTTTAGATCTAATTCTTAAAGCCGATTCTGAAGCAAGAATGCTGATCAGAAAGATTTTTAAAAAAGGCGTTCGTAAAAACCCTCACATCTACGAGAAGGACAAAAAATGA
- a CDS encoding Glycosyl transferase family 2: MKQNIPFFSVVISVFNKAEFISDTLNSVFTQTFRDYEIIIVNDGSTDNSLEIINSFENPKITIIDQKNYGAANSRNNGIKQSCAKYVALLDGDDIWKESYLDEIYHAISTFPEHHVFACAIAHKFGNRIEKVRYANFLKKTQSYNYFRASSKHSILSSSSIVFDKGILEKTGYFDETIISGQDTDLWIRIGLYFEVIFIPKVLVYYVFDKSSLSNTSFDLKLKPRYDNYRNEEKPNTELSRFLNKNRYSLAIMSKINSDKKAFNFYNSEIDKGQLNLKEKILLASPKPVLDLLIWTRKIRGKKLYYKSLD, translated from the coding sequence TTGAAACAGAATATTCCATTTTTTTCGGTTGTTATAAGTGTCTTTAACAAGGCAGAATTTATATCGGACACACTAAATTCAGTCTTTACACAAACGTTTCGGGATTATGAAATTATCATCGTAAATGATGGTTCAACCGACAATAGCTTAGAGATTATTAATAGCTTCGAGAATCCAAAGATTACCATTATTGACCAAAAAAATTACGGAGCCGCAAATTCTAGAAATAACGGAATCAAACAATCATGCGCGAAATATGTCGCACTTCTGGACGGTGACGATATTTGGAAGGAAAGTTATTTGGATGAAATATATCATGCCATTTCAACTTTTCCTGAACATCACGTTTTCGCCTGTGCAATCGCTCATAAATTTGGCAATAGAATTGAAAAAGTACGATACGCTAATTTCTTAAAGAAAACGCAATCCTATAATTATTTCAGAGCAAGCAGCAAACACTCAATTCTATCTAGTTCTAGCATTGTGTTTGATAAGGGAATTTTAGAGAAAACAGGATACTTTGATGAGACTATAATCTCTGGACAGGACACAGATTTGTGGATAAGGATTGGTCTTTATTTTGAAGTCATATTTATTCCAAAGGTATTAGTTTATTATGTGTTTGATAAATCTAGCTTGAGCAATACAAGTTTCGACCTTAAACTAAAACCTCGCTATGATAACTACAGAAATGAAGAAAAACCGAATACTGAGCTTAGTCGGTTTCTCAATAAAAACAGATATTCTCTAGCGATTATGAGCAAAATCAATTCAGACAAAAAGGCTTTTAATTTTTATAATTCAGAAATAGATAAGGGACAATTAAATCTTAAGGAAAAGATTTTATTAGCGTCGCCAAAACCTGTTTTGGACTTATTGATTTGGACCAGAAAAATACGAGGAAAAAAATTATACTATAAATCCTTAGATTGA
- a CDS encoding Tetratricopeptide repeat-containing protein: MINGKLKILIGFLFLGSTLLAQQTATYTNDLVEYQKALTLYNNSQYLAAQALFDAIEDDAETEKLKSDCAYYIANCAVRLNQRNADELITQFVEEYPTSTKRNTAFLDTGNYYYENSKFPQARKWYDKVDQNSMARSERDKFNFQYGYTLYKSGSEADAKKYLERVSNSQEYGSQAKYYIGYMAYEGDDYEQANEYFEQVSEDDKYKEKLSYYQADLNFKLGKFEKAIELAKEQLPKSDATEVSQLNKIIGESYFNLEKYEEAIPYLKQYKGTRGKWNNTDYYQLGYAYYKQNDFEKAISEFNKIVEGSNSVAQNAYYHLGESYTKLDKKQEALNAFRNASQMDFDLKIQEDAWLNYAKISYEIGNPYQSVPQVLTGYLQKYPNTKEKEEIEILLIDSYITSKNYSEAIQLLEGKNSPEYKAAYQKVAFYRGLELYNEGNYQNAKKMFVKSLDSKIDPLFTSRATFWNAETDYNLNEYANALSGFKKFQQTSSASSTPEYKNLEYNLAYTYFKLKEYQSSTENFKKFISKNGADQLRLNDAYLRLGDGYFVSSDYSDAINAYEKAISLNEIPTDYPTFQKAMSQGYLGRTSNKINELESFIKAYPSSALRDDAMYELANQYVKSNDINKANSMYDRLTSEYKNSIFVSKVLLRQGLTYYNSNDNEQALRKFKEVASSYRNSEEAVQAVATARLIYIDLGRVDEYAAWVKTLDYIDVTDAELESATYLAAEKQYLDNNTDNAIKQFNSYLKEFPNGQNALKAHFYIAELYNKKGQPENAQTHYEYVISRPSGEFTEQALVKVSESYLNAKSWNKALPLLERLEREADYPQNIIYAQSNLMNAYFNLKNYSSAEAYAEKVLNNSKIDNKVKSDAQTIIARSAIEMGDEAKARVAYAKVEKIAQGALAAEALYYNAYFKNKDGNFESSNAAVQRLAKDYSSYKYYSAKGLIVMAKNFYALDDAFQATYILESVIKNFPEFPDVNSEAKQELRRIKSEESKTNSSILPEQN; this comes from the coding sequence ATGATTAATGGCAAATTAAAGATTCTAATAGGATTTCTATTTTTAGGATCAACCCTCTTAGCCCAGCAAACAGCTACCTACACAAATGACTTGGTAGAATATCAAAAGGCGCTTACACTTTACAATAATTCTCAATATCTGGCAGCACAAGCTTTATTTGATGCGATTGAAGACGATGCGGAAACTGAAAAACTAAAATCAGATTGCGCCTACTACATCGCTAATTGCGCTGTACGCTTAAATCAGCGTAACGCAGACGAGCTTATTACGCAGTTTGTTGAAGAATATCCGACAAGCACAAAGAGAAATACTGCGTTCTTGGATACGGGAAATTATTATTATGAAAATTCCAAATTTCCACAGGCCAGAAAATGGTACGACAAAGTTGACCAGAATAGTATGGCGCGCTCTGAGCGAGATAAATTCAACTTTCAATATGGGTACACTTTATACAAGTCTGGAAGCGAAGCCGACGCAAAAAAGTATTTAGAACGTGTATCTAATTCTCAGGAATATGGATCGCAAGCTAAATATTATATCGGCTATATGGCTTATGAAGGCGATGATTACGAACAGGCCAACGAATATTTTGAACAGGTAAGTGAAGACGATAAATACAAGGAGAAGCTAAGTTACTATCAAGCCGACCTTAATTTTAAACTAGGAAAGTTTGAAAAGGCCATAGAATTGGCAAAGGAGCAGCTTCCAAAAAGTGATGCCACCGAAGTTTCACAATTAAATAAAATTATTGGTGAAAGCTATTTCAACCTAGAAAAATATGAAGAGGCAATTCCTTATTTAAAACAATATAAAGGAACTCGTGGTAAATGGAATAATACCGATTATTACCAACTTGGTTATGCGTATTACAAGCAAAACGACTTTGAAAAAGCCATTTCAGAATTCAATAAAATAGTTGAAGGTTCTAACAGTGTGGCACAAAATGCCTATTACCATTTGGGTGAAAGTTACACCAAGTTAGATAAAAAGCAGGAAGCGTTGAACGCCTTTAGGAATGCGTCCCAAATGGATTTCGACTTAAAGATTCAAGAAGATGCGTGGTTAAATTATGCGAAGATTAGTTACGAAATTGGTAATCCATATCAGTCAGTTCCACAGGTTTTAACCGGTTATCTTCAAAAATACCCTAATACCAAAGAAAAGGAAGAAATCGAAATCCTATTGATCGATAGTTATATCACGTCAAAAAATTATTCTGAAGCTATTCAATTACTAGAAGGTAAAAATAGCCCAGAATACAAAGCGGCGTATCAGAAGGTGGCGTTCTATCGTGGGTTAGAATTATATAATGAAGGCAATTACCAAAATGCCAAGAAAATGTTCGTGAAATCATTGGATTCTAAAATCGATCCTTTGTTTACTTCACGGGCGACTTTTTGGAATGCAGAAACCGATTATAATCTAAATGAGTACGCCAATGCATTAAGTGGATTTAAGAAATTTCAGCAAACCTCTTCTGCCTCCTCAACGCCAGAATACAAAAATTTAGAATACAATCTTGCCTACACTTATTTCAAGTTGAAAGAATATCAATCTTCCACAGAAAATTTCAAAAAATTCATTTCAAAAAATGGGGCTGATCAACTTAGGTTGAATGATGCCTATTTAAGATTGGGCGATGGTTATTTTGTTTCAAGCGATTATTCCGATGCTATAAATGCTTATGAAAAGGCCATTTCTCTAAACGAAATCCCGACCGATTATCCGACATTTCAAAAGGCGATGAGCCAAGGTTATTTGGGTAGGACTTCTAACAAAATAAATGAATTAGAAAGTTTCATCAAGGCTTATCCGTCTTCAGCTTTACGGGATGATGCCATGTACGAGCTCGCTAATCAGTATGTAAAGAGTAATGACATTAATAAGGCAAATTCCATGTACGACCGATTAACGTCAGAATACAAGAACAGCATTTTTGTTTCAAAAGTACTTTTAAGACAGGGACTGACGTATTATAACAGTAATGATAATGAGCAGGCTCTAAGAAAATTTAAGGAGGTTGCTTCAAGTTATCGTAATTCTGAAGAAGCGGTACAGGCCGTTGCAACCGCAAGATTAATCTATATCGATCTTGGGAGAGTAGATGAATATGCAGCTTGGGTTAAAACTTTGGATTATATAGATGTTACGGATGCAGAGTTAGAAAGCGCAACGTATTTAGCCGCCGAAAAGCAATACCTCGATAACAATACCGATAATGCGATTAAGCAATTTAATAGCTATCTAAAGGAATTTCCAAATGGTCAAAATGCCTTAAAAGCCCATTTTTATATCGCCGAGCTTTATAATAAAAAAGGTCAGCCAGAAAATGCGCAAACCCATTACGAGTATGTAATATCCAGGCCAAGCGGTGAATTTACCGAGCAGGCGTTGGTCAAAGTTTCAGAGAGTTATCTAAATGCGAAGAGTTGGAACAAAGCTTTGCCGCTTTTGGAAAGATTGGAGAGAGAAGCAGATTATCCGCAGAACATCATCTACGCGCAGTCTAACTTGATGAATGCTTATTTTAATTTGAAGAATTATAGTTCAGCTGAAGCCTATGCCGAGAAAGTGCTTAACAATTCTAAAATAGATAATAAGGTGAAAAGCGATGCCCAAACCATTATCGCACGTTCAGCGATAGAAATGGGTGACGAGGCAAAAGCTAGAGTTGCTTATGCTAAAGTTGAAAAAATCGCACAGGGCGCATTGGCTGCAGAGGCACTTTATTATAATGCTTACTTTAAAAATAAGGATGGTAATTTTGAATCTTCCAACGCTGCAGTGCAAAGACTGGCCAAGGATTATTCTAGTTATAAGTATTATAGCGCAAAAGGTTTGATTGTTATGGCGAAGAATTTCTATGCTTTAGATGATGCCTTTCAAGCGACGTACATTTTAGAAAGTGTCATCAAGAATTTCCCAGAATTCCCGGATGTTAATTCTGAAGCTAAGCAAGAATTACGAAGGATAAAAAGTGAAGAATCAAAAACAAATTCTTCAATCTTACCTGAACAAAATTAA
- a CDS encoding Glycosyltransferase involved in cell wall bisynthesis, giving the protein MLSDLGYDISVVSVLSGVDYHFSGNHLDLGEMKNDDASFFGKTKRMSAFKNFIDENKFDFIIDCRPKNVSLREVFIYRHIYKNRKVINVVHSHHLQTYFISPKWLSKVLFKNCFRIVGVSQAISAKIETVYGFKNVTTIYNSVKLNTSKNSEIPLDFPYLLYFGRIEDSIKNLSLLLASYKQSSLNEKGFHLVLLGDGPDKEKLKNFTKQLKLQNFIHFLDFTLNPEPIVSRAKCTVLTSHYEGLPMVLIESLSLGTPVISVEYNSGVKEIVKNGHNGLIVPNYSSNELANAFNRFFEDEALYLRCKENAKSSVAKFEMYNVSKQWNSLLQNS; this is encoded by the coding sequence ATGTTATCCGATCTCGGTTACGATATCTCTGTTGTCTCGGTTCTTTCTGGGGTTGATTATCATTTTTCTGGAAATCATCTAGATTTAGGTGAAATGAAAAATGATGATGCTAGTTTTTTTGGCAAGACCAAAAGGATGTCCGCTTTTAAGAATTTTATAGACGAAAACAAATTTGATTTTATCATTGATTGTCGGCCTAAAAATGTCTCGTTGCGGGAGGTTTTTATTTACCGACATATTTACAAAAATCGGAAAGTTATAAATGTGGTGCACAGCCATCATCTACAAACTTATTTCATCTCCCCAAAATGGCTATCCAAAGTTCTTTTTAAGAACTGCTTTAGGATTGTAGGTGTTTCTCAGGCTATTTCCGCCAAGATTGAAACTGTCTACGGATTTAAAAATGTTACTACCATTTACAACTCCGTAAAGCTTAATACTTCTAAGAATTCTGAAATCCCTCTTGATTTCCCTTACCTCTTATATTTCGGGCGAATTGAAGATTCCATCAAAAATCTTTCGCTACTATTAGCTTCGTACAAACAGAGTTCTCTGAATGAAAAAGGATTTCATTTAGTTCTTTTAGGTGATGGCCCAGATAAGGAAAAATTGAAGAATTTCACAAAACAATTGAAGCTCCAAAATTTTATCCATTTTTTAGACTTCACCTTAAATCCTGAACCGATAGTCAGTAGAGCAAAATGTACCGTGCTCACCAGCCATTACGAAGGCTTGCCAATGGTATTGATAGAGTCTTTATCTTTGGGAACTCCCGTAATTTCGGTTGAATATAATTCTGGGGTGAAGGAAATCGTTAAAAATGGACATAATGGATTAATTGTGCCAAATTATAGTAGTAATGAATTGGCAAATGCCTTCAATCGATTTTTCGAAGATGAAGCCTTATATTTACGATGTAAGGAAAACGCCAAAAGTAGTGTTGCTAAATTTGAGATGTACAACGTTTCAAAACAATGGAATTCCTTGCTTCAAAATAGCTAA
- a CDS encoding Glycosyltransferase involved in cell wall bisynthesis gives MFADDFSAPPLDKEDATIHIFFLSFICKDTFFHDQRYQMKILLIGEYSRLHNSLKEGLLALGHEVTLMGFKDHFKQFPVDIDLESKVFNHSKIFPAVKALNRLTGINLVELENAYRYRKISAQLKDFDVVQLINENSFKTYGFFQRKFIKSLKKYNDKLFLLACGIDYVSVKYAHDKKLEYSILTPLHQNPKLASQYKFILNKLNKKNQEFYRFILKNLNGIISSDLDYHLPYKGTEKYLGMISNPINSDKIEYSAPNITGKVKIFHGINSGSFTRKGNVFFEEVLEMLKQKYPNKVEVTETVDLSYKDYIKAYNDCHILLDQVYAYDQGYNALEAMSMGKVVFTGAEAEFLEYYKLTADSVCINAEPDVQKIFEKLEGLINNPELVLEISKNARKFIEEHHNYKSVARNYLETWNKN, from the coding sequence ATGTTTGCCGACGATTTTTCGGCGCCTCCTTTAGATAAGGAAGACGCTACGATACATATCTTTTTTTTATCGTTTATTTGCAAGGATACCTTTTTTCACGACCAAAGATACCAAATGAAAATCTTATTAATTGGTGAATATAGCCGTTTGCACAACTCTTTAAAAGAAGGATTGTTGGCTCTTGGCCATGAGGTAACTTTGATGGGTTTTAAGGACCATTTTAAGCAGTTTCCAGTCGACATTGATTTAGAATCAAAAGTGTTTAATCATTCTAAAATTTTTCCAGCGGTTAAAGCGCTCAATCGACTAACGGGAATCAATCTGGTAGAACTAGAAAATGCCTATAGATATCGCAAGATTTCTGCTCAGTTAAAGGACTTTGATGTTGTTCAATTAATCAATGAAAACAGTTTTAAGACCTACGGTTTTTTTCAAAGGAAATTTATTAAGTCACTAAAGAAGTATAATGATAAATTGTTTTTGTTGGCTTGCGGAATCGATTATGTAAGCGTAAAGTACGCACATGATAAAAAGTTAGAATATTCAATTTTAACCCCGCTTCATCAAAACCCTAAATTAGCTTCTCAATATAAATTCATCTTAAATAAATTGAATAAGAAGAATCAAGAATTCTATAGGTTTATTTTGAAGAATCTGAATGGAATAATTAGTTCTGACCTCGATTATCACCTGCCATATAAAGGGACGGAAAAGTATTTGGGAATGATTTCGAACCCCATTAATAGTGATAAAATTGAATATAGCGCGCCCAATATTACTGGAAAAGTAAAGATTTTCCACGGAATTAATTCTGGCAGTTTCACCAGAAAAGGGAATGTTTTTTTTGAGGAAGTTTTAGAAATGCTTAAGCAAAAATATCCGAACAAAGTTGAAGTTACAGAAACGGTCGATTTATCTTATAAAGATTATATAAAAGCCTATAATGACTGTCATATTCTTCTAGATCAGGTTTACGCCTATGATCAGGGCTACAATGCACTGGAAGCAATGAGTATGGGCAAGGTGGTTTTTACGGGTGCCGAAGCTGAATTCTTAGAATATTATAAACTTACTGCAGATAGCGTTTGCATCAATGCTGAACCAGATGTACAAAAGATTTTTGAGAAATTAGAAGGATTGATCAATAACCCAGAATTGGTTTTGGAAATTTCGAAGAACGCCAGAAAATTTATTGAAGAACATCACAATTATAAATCTGTGGCAAGAAACTATTTAGAAACTTGGAACAAAAACTAA
- a CDS encoding cell division transport system ATP-binding protein: MPETVLELKNASIYQGGNMVLADVNFEMKKGDFVYLIGKTGSGKSSFMKTLYGDISLTEGEGSIVDFNLRTLKEKDIPFLRRKLGIVFQDFKLLPDRTINSNLEFVLKATGWKEKNKIKDRIESVLDKVAMKTKGFKFPHELSGGEQQRIAIARALLNDPELILADEPTGNLDPQTSVEVMKVLKAINENGNTILMATHDYALLLKYPSKTIKCDENKVFEVVQRR; encoded by the coding sequence ATGCCAGAAACTGTTTTAGAATTAAAAAATGCTTCGATTTATCAAGGTGGCAACATGGTTCTAGCGGACGTAAACTTTGAAATGAAGAAAGGAGACTTCGTCTATTTAATAGGAAAGACGGGAAGTGGCAAGAGTAGTTTTATGAAAACTCTGTACGGTGATATATCTTTAACTGAAGGTGAAGGATCCATTGTAGATTTTAATCTTAGAACACTAAAAGAAAAAGATATTCCATTTTTGAGAAGGAAATTAGGAATCGTTTTTCAGGATTTTAAGCTTTTACCGGATAGAACTATTAATAGTAATTTAGAATTTGTTCTAAAAGCGACCGGCTGGAAAGAAAAGAACAAAATAAAAGATAGGATTGAATCAGTGTTGGATAAAGTGGCGATGAAAACCAAAGGCTTTAAGTTTCCACACGAACTCTCGGGTGGCGAACAACAGCGTATTGCTATTGCGAGAGCGTTATTGAATGATCCAGAATTAATCTTGGCCGATGAGCCTACGGGGAATCTCGATCCACAAACAAGTGTTGAAGTCATGAAGGTTCTTAAAGCCATCAACGAAAACGGAAACACCATCCTTATGGCCACCCACGATTATGCTTTACTTCTAAAATATCCTAGTAAAACCATAAAGTGCGATGAGAACAAGGTTTTTGAAGTGGTACAAAGACGTTAG